From a region of the Malania oleifera isolate guangnan ecotype guangnan chromosome 12, ASM2987363v1, whole genome shotgun sequence genome:
- the LOC131144094 gene encoding GDSL esterase/lipase At5g45670-like, translated as MGCCGFDKWRPVMAAAAVALVVILNLGCGVGGETQVPCYFIFGDSLVDNGNNNDISSLAKANYLPYGIDYPDGPSGRFSNGKTTVDVIAELLGFDHPIPPYATARGQDILKGVNYASAAAGIRDETGQQLGGRTSMNGQVKNYQNTVAQVVELLGSEDSAANYLSKCIYSVGLGSNDYLNNYFMPLYYSSGQRYTPDQYADALIRDYSQQIRILYNYGARRIAMIGVGEIGCSPNELAQNSDDGKTCVQKINSANEIFNNRLKSLVDQFNTTLPDAKFTYINVYGMFHDLITNPSAYGFRVTNTGCCGVGRNNGQITCLPFQTPCENRNEHLFWDAFHPTEAANVIIGKRSYGAESPSDAYPYDIRHLAQL; from the exons atgggCTGTTGTGGCTTTGACAAATGGCGTCCCGTGATGGCGGCAGCGGCGGTGGCGTTGGTGGTGATTTTGAATTTGGGTTGTGGGGTTGGAGGGGAAACCCAAGTTCCATGCTACTTCATATTTGGGGATTCTTTGGTAGACAATGGAAACAATAATGATATTTCATCGTTGGCCAAAGCCAATTACCTTCCTTACGGGATTGATTATCCTGATGGACCCTCCGGCAGGTTTTCCAATGGCAAAACCACTGTTGATGTCATTG CTGAGCTGTTGGGGTTCGACCATCCAATTCCGCCCTATGCAACCGCAAGAGGTCAAGACATACTAAAAGGGGTAAATTACGCTTCTGCAGCCGCAGGAATCAGAGACGAAACCGGCCAGCAATTG GGGGGTAGAACGAGCATGAACGGACAGGTGAAAAATTACCAGAACACGGTGGCGCAGGTGGTGGAGCTGCTGGGAAGTGAGGATTCCGCCGCTAATTACTTAAGCAAATGCATATACTCAGTGGGTTTGGGGAGCAACGATTACCTCAACAACTACTTCATGCCTCTCTACTATTCCTCCGGCCAGCGGTACACCCCCGACCAGTACGCCGACGCTCTCATTCGCGATTATTCTCAGCAAATCAGG ATATTGTACAACTATGGAGCAAGGAGGATAGCGATGATAGGGGTGGGAGAAATAGGGTGCAGCCCAAATGAGCTGGCTCAAAACAGCGACGATGGGAAGACGTGTGTCCAGAAAATTAACAGCGCCAACGAGATTTTCAATAACCGACTTAAATCCCTTGTTGATCAATTCAACACGACTCTCCCCGATGCAAAATTTACCTACATTAATGTCTATGGCATGTTCCACGATTTGATCACCAACCCTTCGGCATATG GTTTTCGGGTGACGAATACAGGGTGCTGTGGGGTGGGGAGGAACAATGGACAAATCACATGTCTTCCATTCCAAACTCCATGTGAGAATAGGAATGAACACTTATTCTGGGATGCATTTCATCCCACGGAAGCTGCCAATGTGATTATTGGAAAGAGATCTTACGGTGCCGAGTCTCCCTCCGACGCTTACCCCTATGACATTCGCCACCTGGCTCAGCTCTAA